The following are encoded together in the Planococcus antarcticus DSM 14505 genome:
- the betB gene encoding betaine-aldehyde dehydrogenase: MNLKLQQYINGKWVGAKSGSKRDIINPFNQEIIAVVPEGDETDAKAAISAAREAFDNGTWASTPATERGTIVRKIAELIERDKLELADLESLDTGKTTVESRGDMDDITGVFRYYAELADKNGGELVDSPVPNSTSKVVHEPVGVCGQITPWNYPLLQASWKLAPALVTGNTLVMKPSEITPLTTIKVFELMEEAGVPAGVVNLVLGAGATVGAELSSNTDVDLISFTGGLATGKKIMQAASVNVKNLALELGGKNPNIIFADADFEVAVDQALNGVFFHAGQICSAGTRLIVEESIHDEFVTALVERVKKFKLGSGFDEKTQMGPLISAEHLAKVEKYVEAGIEEGATLAVGGRRPEDPELQKGFFYLPTIFTDCTTNMKIVQEEAFGPILTVEKFRAEEEAVKLANDSIYGLAGGVWTNDIVKAERCATKMRMGTVWINEFNLYFPHAPWGGFKQSGFGRELGRQGLEEYTETKHIFQNLKPASINWF; this comes from the coding sequence TTGAATTTAAAATTACAACAATATATCAATGGTAAATGGGTGGGCGCAAAATCGGGGAGCAAACGAGACATTATTAATCCTTTTAATCAGGAAATTATTGCTGTTGTTCCAGAAGGTGATGAAACAGATGCAAAAGCAGCAATCTCTGCAGCAAGAGAGGCATTTGATAACGGAACATGGGCTTCAACACCAGCAACTGAGCGAGGGACTATTGTCAGGAAAATTGCTGAATTGATTGAAAGAGATAAGCTGGAACTTGCTGATTTAGAATCATTGGATACGGGCAAAACAACAGTAGAAAGCCGTGGAGACATGGATGATATCACTGGTGTGTTTCGCTATTATGCAGAACTTGCAGATAAAAATGGGGGAGAGTTGGTGGATTCTCCAGTGCCAAACTCCACTAGTAAAGTAGTTCACGAACCTGTGGGTGTTTGTGGGCAAATTACACCTTGGAATTATCCTTTACTGCAAGCATCCTGGAAACTGGCTCCAGCGCTAGTGACTGGAAATACGTTAGTCATGAAGCCAAGTGAAATTACACCACTTACTACTATAAAAGTGTTTGAACTGATGGAAGAGGCGGGAGTACCTGCTGGCGTTGTGAATCTAGTTCTTGGTGCAGGAGCTACAGTTGGTGCAGAGCTGTCCAGCAACACGGACGTAGATCTTATTTCTTTTACAGGCGGCCTTGCCACCGGGAAGAAAATTATGCAGGCAGCAAGCGTGAACGTGAAGAATCTCGCACTTGAGCTTGGTGGGAAAAACCCGAACATCATCTTTGCAGATGCTGATTTTGAAGTAGCAGTCGACCAAGCGCTGAACGGAGTATTTTTCCATGCAGGACAAATTTGCTCCGCTGGCACAAGACTAATTGTAGAAGAAAGCATTCACGATGAATTCGTTACCGCGCTTGTAGAACGAGTGAAGAAATTCAAGCTGGGAAGCGGATTTGACGAAAAGACTCAAATGGGTCCACTGATTTCTGCTGAACACCTAGCAAAAGTAGAAAAGTACGTAGAAGCAGGGATTGAAGAAGGTGCTACATTAGCGGTTGGCGGAAGACGTCCTGAAGATCCTGAATTACAAAAAGGCTTTTTCTATTTGCCTACTATTTTTACGGACTGCACAACAAACATGAAAATCGTTCAAGAAGAAGCTTTCGGTCCAATTCTCACAGTTGAGAAATTCCGTGCAGAAGAAGAAGCGGTAAAGCTTGCCAACGACTCAATATACGGACTTGCCGGTGGAGTTTGGACGAACGACATTGTAAAAGCTGAACGTTGTGCAACAAAAATGCGCATGGGTACTGTGTGGATCAATGAATTTAACCTTTACTTCCCGCACGCCCCGTGGGGCGGATTTAAGCAGTCAGGTTTTGGACGTGAACTTGGCAGACAAGGCCTAGAAGAATATACAGAAACAAAGCATATATTCCAAAATCTTAAACCAGCTTCTATTAATTGGTTCTAA
- a CDS encoding glycine betaine ABC transporter substrate-binding protein has translation MNKWKKEFRFILAMLIVTVLTACGNADGESNSEQQGTQAAESDKEITIGQINWAENIAVTNMWKVILEEKGYDVKLNVLNMGVTMQALESGDIDASLEIWLPVQDANYLAEYQDTVNFSDATWYDKAKVGLVVPSYVEEVNSVEDLNDHKEIFDSKIVGFDPGAGTMEVTEQLIKNYDLEFKLLQSSESAMLAEISEAVKAGEPIVAPLWSPHWVFSKYDLKFLEDPQNTFGGTEKIHHATRQGFEEDYPEVSEWFKNWKMNDEQIGELIDYVESAEDPLDGAAQWVEENKKLIGEWVK, from the coding sequence ATGAACAAGTGGAAAAAAGAATTTCGTTTTATTTTAGCGATGCTTATCGTTACTGTACTCACAGCATGCGGAAACGCTGATGGAGAATCGAATAGTGAACAACAAGGCACCCAAGCAGCCGAAAGTGATAAAGAAATAACTATTGGTCAAATTAACTGGGCTGAAAATATTGCTGTAACAAACATGTGGAAAGTAATTTTAGAAGAAAAAGGTTATGACGTAAAGTTGAATGTTTTGAACATGGGCGTGACGATGCAGGCATTGGAAAGTGGCGATATAGACGCCAGTTTGGAAATATGGTTACCGGTACAGGATGCTAATTATTTGGCGGAGTATCAAGATACGGTTAATTTCTCAGATGCTACTTGGTATGACAAGGCAAAAGTTGGACTTGTTGTTCCAAGTTACGTAGAAGAAGTTAATAGTGTAGAAGACTTAAATGATCATAAAGAAATTTTCGACAGCAAAATTGTTGGGTTTGATCCTGGAGCAGGCACGATGGAAGTTACAGAACAATTAATCAAGAACTATGATCTTGAATTTAAACTGCTACAAAGTTCTGAATCTGCAATGCTAGCTGAAATCAGCGAAGCAGTAAAAGCTGGAGAACCCATCGTGGCACCGCTTTGGAGCCCACACTGGGTATTCTCAAAATATGACTTAAAATTTCTGGAAGATCCGCAAAATACATTCGGTGGCACAGAAAAAATTCACCATGCTACAAGACAAGGATTTGAAGAAGACTACCCTGAAGTAAGCGAGTGGTTTAAAAATTGGAAGATGAATGACGAACAAATCGGCGAGCTTATTGACTATGTAGAAAGTGCTGAAGACCCTCTGGATGGAGCTGCACAATGGGTTGAAGAGAATAAAAAATTGATTGGTGAATGGGTAAAATAA
- a CDS encoding TetR-like C-terminal domain-containing protein has protein sequence MACPNRLKHFFNDFFSEKVIKNEHFYNNTTVTQDYVSSFSAIAFLGLIVQWLDNEVAEISCDELPRYIFRSSSSSRICDRGRALKTANASNFTSG, from the coding sequence TTGGCTTGCCCTAATCGGCTCAAGCATTTTTTTAATGATTTTTTTTCGGAAAAAGTGATCAAAAACGAACACTTCTATAACAACACGACAGTCACTCAAGACTATGTATCTTCCTTTTCCGCCATTGCCTTTTTAGGTCTAATCGTTCAGTGGTTGGATAATGAGGTAGCTGAAATCTCCTGTGATGAATTGCCAAGATATATATTTAGATCATCTTCCTCATCAAGAATTTGTGACAGAGGAAGAGCATTGAAGACGGCTAATGCCTCAAATTTCACATCTGGATAA
- the cudC gene encoding choline uptake/conversion transcriptional regulator CudC yields the protein MSDSSERSRIKIEEAKDKVIGAIAETMDLYGVTPAAANLYATMYFKDQMTLDEMRTELEMSKPSMSTGVRKLQEIKMVKKTFTRGSRKHTYVAEKDFFRSFMVFYCQMWEREVKMNMEAIEESQEEFIDIIKDSTSTPEIVAEAKQYYDQLEESKTYYHWLDHLVASIRSGKIFEFLPKEPQD from the coding sequence ATGAGTGACTCTAGTGAAAGATCCAGAATAAAAATAGAAGAAGCCAAAGATAAAGTCATTGGCGCGATTGCAGAGACTATGGATTTATATGGGGTAACGCCTGCTGCTGCAAATTTATATGCAACTATGTATTTCAAAGATCAAATGACACTTGATGAAATGCGTACAGAGCTCGAAATGAGCAAACCGAGTATGAGTACTGGTGTCCGAAAGCTTCAGGAAATAAAGATGGTCAAAAAAACATTTACACGCGGTTCGAGGAAGCATACTTATGTAGCCGAGAAAGATTTCTTCCGTTCTTTTATGGTGTTTTATTGTCAGATGTGGGAACGGGAAGTAAAAATGAACATGGAAGCAATTGAGGAATCACAAGAAGAGTTTATCGATATTATAAAAGACTCCACCAGCACACCCGAAATTGTTGCAGAAGCAAAACAATACTATGATCAATTAGAAGAATCTAAAACCTACTATCACTGGTTGGATCACTTAGTTGCAAGCATTAGAAGCGGTAAGATCTTTGAATTCTTACCAAAAGAACCACAAGATTAA
- a CDS encoding aquaporin, translated as MMRKYLAEFIGIFILVFLGTGAAVVLGGYTGGTDTGFFGVLAIAFAFGLSIVAGAYAIGHISGCHVNPAVSLAVLMSGNLTVKEFGGYVIAQVLGAFAGSSVLAFVNASSTSLEGFGANGYGELSAVGLNLTGALVVEVILTFIFVLAILGVTSSKATSHMGGIVNGLTLTLVHIIGIPLTGTSVNPARSLAPAIFAGGDALAQVWVFIVAPLIGAALAALVFKAFFVVKEETGIEIAGESDIDAAGK; from the coding sequence TTTATCGGTATCTTTATTTTGGTATTCTTGGGTACGGGTGCAGCAGTCGTTTTGGGAGGTTACACAGGAGGAACGGACACAGGGTTTTTTGGAGTCCTTGCCATTGCATTTGCCTTTGGACTTTCAATAGTAGCAGGAGCTTATGCCATCGGCCACATTTCTGGATGCCACGTAAATCCGGCGGTTTCGCTGGCTGTGCTAATGTCTGGCAATCTGACTGTTAAAGAATTTGGGGGATATGTAATTGCGCAGGTTTTAGGGGCATTCGCAGGAAGCTCTGTTCTCGCCTTTGTCAACGCAAGTTCTACAAGTTTAGAAGGGTTTGGTGCAAACGGTTATGGAGAGTTGAGTGCAGTCGGATTAAATCTGACCGGAGCCCTTGTCGTTGAAGTGATTCTTACCTTTATATTTGTGTTGGCCATTTTGGGTGTGACCTCGAGCAAGGCAACCTCACACATGGGAGGAATTGTGAACGGTCTAACTTTGACGCTGGTCCATATTATTGGTATTCCACTGACCGGTACTTCTGTAAACCCGGCGCGAAGTTTGGCTCCAGCTATTTTTGCTGGCGGGGATGCACTTGCTCAAGTCTGGGTATTCATTGTTGCACCTCTTATAGGTGCAGCTCTTGCAGCTCTTGTTTTTAAAGCTTTCTTTGTTGTAAAAGAAGAGACCGGGATCGAGATAGCTGGAGAGTCCGATATAGATGCTGCCGGCAAGTAA